In Pseudoalteromonas tetraodonis, the genomic window AAATTTAGCAACTAACTATTAACAGTAAAAATTAATTATTTTTAATTACTTAACTTATTGTTGAAAGCGCCGATAAGTTTTAATAGACGTATTTTTGAATGGAAAACCATATGAATCTAACAGTGAGTCAACGTATTTGGGGTGGTTTTATATTTATCACTTTATTACTTTTAATTATTGGCGGTAACTCTTTAATAAAAATAGCAAATATAGATCGTTCAACTCAAAAAGTTAATCAGCTATCGCTTCCTGCATTAAACAAGAGCGCTCAGTTACAAGCAGAATTTATTTTGATGAGTAAAGCCGCTCAAGCTAGTTTCCATATAACATCGGCTCAAGAACTCGCCACGTTAAAAGCGCAAATAGAAGAGCAAAAACAAATATTTAATAAATTGCACCGCGAACTACAACAAGTTGTTAAAGACGATCCACAGTTAAACAAAAGCAGCCTTGAAGTTGAAAAAACCTACCAGAGCTTTTCAAATATCATAAACAGCCTGCTTAAAGATAAAAACACCCAGCTAGTGCTTAACAAAAAGCTCAAAGCTCAATTAGAAACCGTTGAGCTTGCGGCAGAAGATGCAAACTCTATGGTGCTTGATATTATTGATATTGATGGTTTAGAGGATAATCATCCACGCGCTTATCAAGCAGCTAATAATCTAGAAAATAACTTTATGTCCGTGGTTACCAGCAGCACCGACATGCTAACCGTTAAAACGCTTAACACGCTCGATATTATCAAAAACGAGCAAGTGTATTACTTTGAAGAAGTCGTTCGTACCGTTTCATTAATAAAGCCGGCGATAGAGCAAAGTCACAGCAGCTTGTTTAATGACTTAAAGGGTTATGTAGATACCCTAGAGAGCAATATTTTAGGTAACGATAGCCTTTCAGCTAATAAAAAACGCCTTATTGACGCAATAAGCACAACCGAGCGTGAATTAGCAGAGTCTGAAAAAGCGACTAAAACAGCGCTTAGCCAAATTGACGAATTAGTATTACAAGCCAGTGGCGTTGCATTTACATTACAAGAAGGCGTACGTAGTGACGTAAACTCAGCTAATTTATGGACATGGATAGGTATGATCATTGCGACTATTATCGCTGTGCTTGTAGCCATCATTACTGTTAACCGTATTACTAAGCCATTAGCGGAAGTAAATCGTATTCTAGATATTGTTGCAAGTGGTGATATGACTCAACGCTTAGATGACAGCGCAAAAGATGAATTTGGTGAGTTATCGAAAAGTTGTAATACCTTAATTGATAGCTTACGTAGCTTAATCACCGGTATTATTTCACGTTCAACACAACTTGCAGCCGCTTCTGAGCAAACCTCAACAATTACCGGTGAATCAAGCAAAGCAATCAGTAATCAGCAAGCGCAAGTAGAGCAAGCAGCAACCGCAACCACTGAAATGAGCAGCACATCACAAACAGTGAGTAATAGTGCGCAACAAGCACTGAGCGAAATTAAAAATGCCGATAAAGAAGCGGAGCGCGTTAAAGGTATTTCAAATCAAAATAAAGCAACCATTGAGCAACTCGCCTACGAAGTAGACGAAGCATCAAGTGTTATCAATAAACTACACAAAGATAGCGCATCAATTGGTAGTATTTTAGATGTTATTCGCGGTATTGCCGAGCAAACTAACTTACTCGCACTTAATGCAGCGATTGAAGCCGCTCGTGCCGGAGAGTACGGCAGAGGCTTTGCTGTGGTAGCTGATGAAGTAAGATCGCTTGCGAGTAAAACACAAGAGTCGACCCAAGAAATTCAATCTATGATTGAATCACTACAGTCGGGCGCTGAAGAAGCGGTTAAAGCTATG contains:
- a CDS encoding methyl-accepting chemotaxis protein → MNLTVSQRIWGGFIFITLLLLIIGGNSLIKIANIDRSTQKVNQLSLPALNKSAQLQAEFILMSKAAQASFHITSAQELATLKAQIEEQKQIFNKLHRELQQVVKDDPQLNKSSLEVEKTYQSFSNIINSLLKDKNTQLVLNKKLKAQLETVELAAEDANSMVLDIIDIDGLEDNHPRAYQAANNLENNFMSVVTSSTDMLTVKTLNTLDIIKNEQVYYFEEVVRTVSLIKPAIEQSHSSLFNDLKGYVDTLESNILGNDSLSANKKRLIDAISTTERELAESEKATKTALSQIDELVLQASGVAFTLQEGVRSDVNSANLWTWIGMIIATIIAVLVAIITVNRITKPLAEVNRILDIVASGDMTQRLDDSAKDEFGELSKSCNTLIDSLRSLITGIISRSTQLAAASEQTSTITGESSKAISNQQAQVEQAATATTEMSSTSQTVSNSAQQALSEIKNADKEAERVKGISNQNKATIEQLAYEVDEASSVINKLHKDSASIGSILDVIRGIAEQTNLLALNAAIEAARAGEYGRGFAVVADEVRSLASKTQESTQEIQSMIESLQSGAEEAVKAMEKGKERAVSCVEQSDLANSALDSITLAVSQAHNVSEEISTAAQEQQQVSQEISERLESIVAIAEQTAEGAVQTNISSSEVAKLAEELRISVENFKV